Proteins encoded in a region of the Corynebacterium breve genome:
- the sigE gene encoding RNA polymerase sigma factor SigE, translating to MTTVENHPLESDSSISLGAEELTGTAAFDAGQGDMPSWSELVAEHADSVYRLAFRLSGNQHDAEDLTQETFMRVFRSLKKYQPGTFEGWLHRITTNLFLDMVRHRNKIRMEALPEDYERVPGTDMTPEQAYSVSNLDPALQEALDELSPDFRVAVVLCDVVGMSYEEIADTLGVKMGTVRSRIHRGRSQIRESLEAQAKNNEEVQVLLRSR from the coding sequence ATGACCACAGTTGAGAATCACCCTTTGGAGAGTGACTCTTCCATTTCCCTTGGTGCGGAGGAGCTCACCGGCACCGCAGCTTTCGACGCGGGTCAGGGAGATATGCCGTCGTGGTCCGAGCTGGTCGCTGAGCACGCTGATAGTGTTTACCGCCTCGCGTTCCGCCTTTCGGGTAACCAGCATGATGCCGAAGACTTGACACAAGAAACGTTTATGCGCGTCTTTCGCAGTCTGAAGAAGTATCAGCCTGGCACCTTTGAAGGTTGGCTGCACCGCATCACCACTAATCTCTTCTTGGACATGGTGCGCCACCGAAACAAAATCCGCATGGAGGCGTTGCCTGAAGATTATGAACGTGTCCCAGGCACTGACATGACACCGGAGCAGGCGTATTCGGTTTCCAACCTCGACCCTGCGTTGCAAGAAGCACTGGACGAGCTGAGTCCTGACTTCCGCGTAGCAGTTGTACTTTGTGACGTCGTCGGAATGAGCTACGAAGAAATCGCTGACACACTTGGGGTCAAGATGGGCACGGTGCGTTCGCGTATTCACCGCGGACGTTCGCAAATTCGTGAATCCCTCGAGGCACAGGCGAAAAACAACGAGGAAGTTCAAGTTCTTCTGCGCAGCCGTTAG
- a CDS encoding cell division protein DivIVA produces MFSWILLIVIVAAVAVFGTWVFGRMFGRGELLPPMEETQDVIASNRKAIEENRVEDVRLEVVPRGYRQDQVDALIAQLLDRASASANDDLEPLVDKKK; encoded by the coding sequence ATGTTTTCGTGGATTCTGCTCATCGTCATCGTTGCAGCTGTTGCTGTTTTCGGCACCTGGGTGTTCGGCCGGATGTTTGGCCGAGGCGAGCTCTTGCCTCCGATGGAGGAGACACAGGATGTCATCGCCTCTAACCGTAAAGCGATCGAAGAGAACCGAGTTGAGGACGTTCGCCTTGAGGTCGTGCCACGCGGCTACCGCCAAGATCAGGTGGACGCTTTGATCGCACAACTACTTGATCGTGCTTCTGCCAGCGCAAACGACGACCTTGAACCGCTAGTCGACAAAAAGAAGTAG
- a CDS encoding Sec-independent protein translocase TatB — translation MFDSIGWLEIFAIIIIGLIVIGPERLPGVIEDIRAAIFAARRAINNAKAELNGDFGDDFEEFKKPLNTVSEYAALGPKRAVAKVLFDEDEQFLDQFDPKKMLEEDPAAPASPKQTTQKPAEQPEDKGDFSIGGGFSWADIT, via the coding sequence GTGTTTGACAGTATTGGTTGGCTCGAGATTTTCGCCATCATCATTATCGGGCTTATCGTCATTGGTCCGGAGCGATTGCCTGGAGTCATCGAGGACATCCGCGCCGCAATTTTCGCAGCTCGACGCGCGATCAACAACGCGAAGGCAGAGCTCAATGGTGACTTTGGGGATGACTTCGAGGAGTTCAAGAAACCTCTCAACACCGTCAGCGAATACGCCGCATTAGGCCCGAAGCGTGCCGTAGCAAAAGTGCTCTTCGATGAAGATGAGCAGTTTCTCGATCAATTCGATCCGAAGAAGATGCTCGAAGAAGACCCAGCCGCCCCAGCGTCGCCTAAGCAGACAACCCAAAAGCCGGCCGAACAGCCCGAAGATAAGGGCGATTTTTCGATCGGCGGCGGTTTCTCCTGGGCGGATATTACTTAG
- a CDS encoding GH32 C-terminal domain-containing protein: MTSLRPELHVTAENGILEAAAGMLRDGDNWHMLYQYRPAPDQPARWGHQMSEEGPFDWMVCPDVIAPKGGEIDVLAGSVVADNGGADLFFTSVTAAGTSVQIARVDEVDRLAEVTEDPLALDPSVHRVGVAIADSKEFSRFRSPCVIPDWESADDRDQGHSGWLMVTSSGESDAPVPVVLESPDGKDWELLDALTFVGDTGLPDDPIMVSPRIIRLRDEVDQEIYDLLLLTLERDGLDHSGYIVGQLSGAEFTVATPFQRVDFGHDFTRPRNTNLTAGTVSEERRYAEAFIFGLFNGIGRGDDATTQPSWEAEGWANTLSLPRVVTLQGGKLYQTPARGLPDAIAASEHAKFWTALCEIPSGAEVRAEIIDGDDNVVATVVHSGDQLSLDRGKDAPATAPLADDDEDNISIVVDGNTLEVYAGGGAVVMASRIWPHNGIHGIRVRASEDATIHSEWRRGN; the protein is encoded by the coding sequence TTGACTTCGCTTCGACCTGAACTCCACGTCACCGCAGAAAACGGAATACTGGAAGCCGCAGCTGGCATGCTGCGCGACGGCGACAACTGGCACATGCTGTATCAGTACCGCCCCGCGCCCGACCAGCCTGCACGCTGGGGCCACCAAATGAGTGAAGAAGGACCATTCGATTGGATGGTCTGCCCCGACGTCATCGCTCCAAAAGGTGGAGAGATTGATGTGCTTGCCGGCTCGGTAGTCGCTGATAACGGTGGCGCGGACCTGTTTTTCACCTCTGTCACCGCAGCGGGCACATCGGTGCAGATTGCCCGCGTCGATGAGGTCGACCGACTCGCAGAAGTCACTGAAGACCCGTTGGCACTAGATCCCTCAGTCCACCGGGTGGGCGTGGCTATCGCGGATTCCAAGGAGTTCTCTCGGTTCCGCTCCCCGTGTGTGATTCCCGATTGGGAATCCGCGGATGATCGCGATCAGGGACACTCGGGCTGGCTCATGGTGACCAGCTCCGGCGAGTCAGACGCACCAGTTCCAGTAGTCCTGGAATCTCCTGATGGCAAAGACTGGGAACTGCTCGATGCGCTGACATTCGTCGGCGATACTGGTCTTCCTGACGATCCGATCATGGTTTCGCCTCGTATCATTCGTTTGCGCGACGAGGTAGACCAAGAAATCTACGACCTTCTCCTCCTCACGCTCGAGCGTGACGGCCTGGACCACTCGGGATATATCGTCGGCCAGCTCAGTGGCGCGGAATTTACCGTGGCTACACCATTCCAACGAGTCGACTTTGGGCACGATTTCACCCGCCCCCGCAACACCAACCTCACTGCTGGCACTGTCTCTGAAGAACGGCGCTACGCCGAGGCATTCATCTTCGGCCTGTTTAATGGCATCGGGCGTGGCGACGACGCAACCACCCAGCCTTCGTGGGAAGCCGAAGGCTGGGCAAACACGTTGTCCCTCCCTCGCGTGGTCACCTTGCAGGGCGGCAAACTCTACCAAACCCCGGCCCGTGGCCTGCCCGACGCGATTGCAGCGTCGGAGCACGCGAAGTTCTGGACGGCTTTGTGTGAGATTCCATCGGGCGCCGAGGTCCGCGCAGAAATTATCGACGGTGACGACAATGTCGTGGCAACAGTCGTCCATTCCGGCGACCAACTGTCACTAGACCGCGGAAAAGACGCGCCAGCTACGGCACCGCTTGCCGACGATGACGAGGACAACATTTCCATCGTCGTCGACGGCAACACCCTCGAGGTCTACGCCGGGGGTGGCGCCGTGGTCATGGCTAGCCGCATCTGGCCACACAACGGCATCCACGGGATCCGCGTGCGCGCCAGCGAAGACGCAACCATTCATAGCGAATGGCGTCGAGGCAACTAG
- a CDS encoding anti-sigma factor family protein produces MALKKQHHPERRSLRRRLRIEIAAVEHLSPEAVAAFVDGELSERAAHRARVHVVHCKDCREEVHDQRRASEYVRGKNLEACVRAPRGLVDRLANLTQGSVKPGPSAESTPLPEADDVMDKIEMTLRAFKRRG; encoded by the coding sequence GTGGCATTGAAAAAGCAACACCACCCGGAGCGACGATCATTGCGCCGGCGCCTCCGTATTGAGATCGCCGCGGTGGAGCATCTTAGCCCTGAAGCGGTAGCGGCGTTCGTCGACGGCGAACTGTCCGAACGAGCTGCCCACCGAGCGCGCGTTCATGTTGTTCACTGCAAGGATTGCCGAGAAGAAGTTCATGACCAGCGCCGCGCCTCAGAGTATGTGCGTGGCAAGAACCTTGAAGCGTGCGTTCGAGCGCCCCGCGGACTTGTCGATCGATTGGCTAACCTTACCCAAGGTTCGGTGAAACCAGGACCGAGCGCGGAGTCAACACCATTGCCTGAGGCCGACGACGTGATGGATAAGATTGAGATGACTCTGCGCGCTTTCAAGCGTCGCGGCTAG
- the glgA gene encoding glycogen synthase has product MRVGMMSREYPPEVYGGAGVHVTELTRFMREIVEVDVHCMGAPRDKEGVYVHGVDPMLEDANGAIKTLSTGLRMAHAASNIDVVHSHTWYAGLGGHLAGKLHGIPHVATAHSLEPDRPWKREQLGGGYDVSSWSEKNAMEYADAVIAVSAGMKKSILEAYPRIDESRIHVVLNGIDTAKWYPTTGTIAEEIGVDPSRPIAAFVGRITRQKGVEHLIKAARHFDPDVQLVLCAGAPDTPEIAERTKALVEELQQTREGIIWVQDMLPSEKIREIYSIADVFVCPSIYEPLGIVNLEAMACQTAVVASDVGGIPEVVVDGETGTLVHYDENDIETFERDIAEAVNALVADKDKTETFAKAGLARAKDKFSWATIAQQTVDIYKSLI; this is encoded by the coding sequence ATGAGAGTCGGAATGATGTCCAGAGAATACCCACCTGAGGTCTACGGTGGCGCAGGAGTTCACGTCACAGAACTCACCCGTTTCATGCGTGAGATCGTGGAAGTCGATGTCCACTGCATGGGCGCACCACGCGACAAGGAAGGCGTGTACGTACACGGCGTCGACCCAATGCTGGAAGACGCAAACGGCGCAATTAAGACCCTTTCCACGGGTCTTCGTATGGCCCATGCAGCATCCAACATCGATGTTGTTCACTCCCACACCTGGTATGCAGGCCTGGGCGGACACCTCGCAGGCAAACTGCATGGCATTCCGCACGTTGCAACCGCTCACTCCTTGGAGCCTGACCGCCCGTGGAAGCGTGAGCAGCTCGGCGGCGGCTACGACGTGTCCTCGTGGTCCGAGAAGAACGCGATGGAGTACGCAGACGCTGTTATTGCGGTGTCGGCGGGTATGAAGAAATCCATCCTTGAGGCCTACCCACGTATCGACGAGTCTCGCATCCATGTCGTTCTCAACGGCATTGATACCGCGAAGTGGTACCCGACCACAGGCACAATCGCGGAGGAAATCGGCGTAGACCCTTCCCGCCCGATTGCTGCATTCGTCGGCCGTATCACCCGCCAGAAGGGCGTGGAGCACTTGATTAAGGCCGCCCGGCACTTCGATCCCGACGTACAGCTGGTCCTGTGCGCTGGCGCACCGGATACCCCAGAGATCGCTGAGCGTACCAAGGCACTTGTCGAAGAACTCCAGCAGACCCGCGAGGGCATCATCTGGGTCCAAGACATGCTCCCTTCGGAGAAGATCCGGGAGATCTACTCCATTGCTGATGTTTTCGTATGTCCTTCGATCTATGAGCCACTGGGCATTGTGAACCTTGAAGCAATGGCCTGCCAAACCGCCGTGGTCGCATCCGATGTCGGTGGCATTCCTGAGGTCGTCGTTGACGGCGAAACTGGTACTTTGGTCCACTACGACGAGAACGACATTGAAACATTCGAACGCGATATCGCCGAGGCTGTCAACGCGCTCGTAGCCGACAAGGACAAGACCGAGACTTTTGCCAAGGCTGGATTGGCGCGCGCCAAGGACAAGTTCTCGTGGGCAACCATCGCACAGCAAACCGTGGACATCTACAAGTCCTTGATCTAG
- the glgC gene encoding glucose-1-phosphate adenylyltransferase, translating to MKTKPNVLAIVLAGGEGKRLFPLTADRAKPAVPFGGNYRLVDFVLSNLVNAGFLKIAVLTQYKSHSLDRHIATAWNVSGPTPQYIASVPAQQRRGKRWYNGSADAIVQSLNLIYDEKPDYVIVFGADHVYRMDPGQMLEDHIESGKAATVAGIRVPREEATAFGVIQADDDGTITEFLEKPSDPPGTPDDPNMAYASMGNYIFSTEALVQALLEDEQNDESDHDMGGDIIPYFVSKGEANVYDFSTNEVPGATERDKGYWRDVGTIDSFYEAHMDLISVHPIFNLYNKSWPIHSTEDGNLPPAKFVQGGIAQSSMVSPGSIISGATVRNSVLATDVRVEEGATVEGSVLLPGVRVGRGAVVRHAILDKNVYVSDGEIIGVDAARDEARFKVSPGGVVVVGKSEVV from the coding sequence GTGAAGACTAAGCCAAATGTTCTAGCCATTGTTCTTGCGGGTGGTGAAGGCAAGCGCCTTTTCCCCCTCACCGCTGACCGCGCAAAGCCAGCTGTACCTTTTGGCGGTAACTACCGCCTAGTCGACTTCGTATTGTCGAACTTGGTCAACGCAGGCTTTCTCAAAATCGCCGTCCTGACCCAGTACAAGTCCCACTCGCTTGACCGCCACATTGCGACCGCATGGAACGTGTCCGGCCCAACCCCGCAGTACATCGCTTCCGTGCCAGCGCAGCAGCGCCGTGGCAAGCGCTGGTACAACGGCTCCGCCGACGCTATTGTCCAGTCCCTGAACCTGATCTACGACGAAAAGCCTGATTACGTCATCGTCTTCGGCGCAGACCACGTCTACCGGATGGATCCAGGCCAAATGCTGGAAGATCACATCGAGTCCGGCAAGGCGGCAACCGTTGCTGGTATTCGAGTGCCACGCGAAGAAGCTACCGCCTTTGGTGTCATCCAGGCTGATGACGATGGAACCATCACCGAGTTCTTGGAAAAGCCATCTGACCCTCCTGGGACTCCAGATGATCCAAACATGGCGTACGCGTCCATGGGTAACTACATCTTCTCCACTGAGGCACTGGTTCAGGCGCTGCTGGAAGACGAACAGAACGACGAGTCCGACCACGACATGGGCGGCGACATCATCCCTTACTTCGTCTCCAAGGGTGAGGCAAACGTCTACGACTTCTCTACAAACGAAGTCCCAGGCGCCACCGAGCGCGACAAGGGATACTGGCGCGACGTCGGTACCATCGACTCGTTCTACGAGGCACACATGGACCTGATCTCGGTTCACCCAATCTTTAACCTGTACAACAAGTCGTGGCCAATCCACTCCACCGAGGATGGCAACTTGCCTCCTGCGAAGTTCGTCCAGGGTGGTATCGCGCAGTCCTCGATGGTGTCCCCAGGTTCGATCATCTCGGGTGCAACTGTGCGTAACTCCGTCCTTGCCACCGACGTCCGCGTTGAAGAAGGCGCAACCGTTGAAGGTTCCGTGCTTCTTCCAGGCGTGCGTGTTGGTCGCGGCGCGGTTGTCCGCCATGCGATTCTGGACAAGAACGTCTACGTCTCCGATGGCGAGATCATCGGTGTCGACGCGGCACGGGACGAGGCACGCTTCAAGGTGTCCCCAGGCGGCGTTGTGGTCGTCGGAAAGAGCGAAGTGGTGTAG
- a CDS encoding SAM-dependent methyltransferase: MLNHVIDLLADPADLTPLSGADDFSRLVSESGHSFDVAKQGYVTLAAGAGIKHQGDDAAMVAARETFLSQGHFAPFVEAVTDAVHEVFDETLSDEVRTPAILEVGAGTGYYLSHTLDDVEGAVGIGLDTSVPAAKLLAKAHPRIGAVVADVWQRLPIRNNVLNAITVVFAPRNPAEFARVLADDGQVVVLTADPGHLDELRDPLGILSVEDGKVERMIEQAAGYLAPVGDPELIEFPMTLDRDSIAAQVGMSPSARHIDPADLAVRLSALPDTMTVTARAQLTRLAKS, encoded by the coding sequence ATGCTCAACCATGTTATTGACTTGCTCGCAGATCCTGCCGATCTTACTCCACTTTCCGGGGCGGACGATTTTTCGCGTTTAGTGTCCGAAAGCGGGCATTCTTTCGACGTGGCAAAACAGGGCTACGTCACTCTTGCCGCGGGTGCTGGGATCAAGCACCAAGGCGATGATGCTGCCATGGTTGCAGCGCGCGAAACTTTCCTCTCCCAGGGTCACTTTGCCCCTTTCGTCGAGGCTGTGACTGACGCGGTACACGAAGTATTCGATGAAACGCTTTCCGACGAAGTCCGCACCCCCGCAATCCTCGAAGTGGGCGCTGGCACCGGCTACTACTTGTCCCATACTTTGGATGACGTCGAAGGCGCTGTGGGCATCGGCCTTGACACATCCGTCCCGGCGGCGAAACTCCTTGCCAAAGCCCATCCGCGAATCGGCGCTGTGGTTGCGGACGTGTGGCAACGCCTGCCCATCCGCAACAACGTACTGAATGCGATTACCGTGGTCTTCGCCCCACGAAATCCGGCCGAATTCGCACGAGTGCTTGCCGACGACGGCCAAGTAGTAGTCCTGACTGCAGACCCCGGCCACCTCGACGAGCTTCGCGACCCACTGGGCATTTTGTCAGTCGAAGACGGCAAAGTCGAGCGAATGATCGAGCAGGCCGCAGGCTATCTCGCGCCGGTAGGTGATCCGGAACTCATCGAGTTCCCCATGACGCTTGACCGTGACTCCATTGCTGCCCAGGTTGGCATGAGTCCATCTGCACGCCACATCGACCCAGCAGATCTTGCGGTACGACTAAGCGCCCTTCCTGACACGATGACTGTGACAGCAAGGGCGCAGCTCACGCGCTTGGCAAAGAGCTAG
- a CDS encoding DUF3117 domain-containing protein, whose amino-acid sequence MAAMKPRTGNGPMEAVEESRKIVMRIPSDGGGRLVVEMSKEEAAELGALLVAAAEA is encoded by the coding sequence ATGGCAGCAATGAAGCCACGGACCGGAAACGGCCCGATGGAAGCGGTGGAAGAATCCCGAAAGATCGTTATGCGCATCCCATCCGATGGTGGCGGTCGTCTGGTCGTAGAGATGAGCAAGGAAGAGGCTGCCGAGTTGGGCGCGCTGCTCGTCGCTGCTGCAGAAGCATAA
- a CDS encoding O-methyltransferase, which produces MSDTAYKAIEEYIVSSTEEAEAIVAARADADEFRLNVPDDMTGRFLSGLAATTSHPDSGGAIAITPAAGLVGLYLLNGLPGKTTVTCIDPEAEHQTRAKAAFRDAGFAPSRGRFLTSNPVDVIHRLAPSSYQLVYADVAPMDLPTIISQAFPLLTPGGALVIADALLDGTLADQTRKDRDTEAAREADALVDTLDDALVVRLPLGAGLTMVVRKA; this is translated from the coding sequence GTGAGTGATACAGCCTATAAAGCCATCGAAGAGTACATCGTCTCCTCCACCGAAGAGGCCGAGGCGATAGTCGCCGCACGTGCCGACGCTGACGAATTCCGTCTCAACGTCCCCGACGACATGACCGGCCGTTTTCTTAGTGGCTTGGCGGCCACCACCTCCCACCCTGATTCCGGCGGCGCCATCGCGATCACGCCAGCCGCCGGCTTGGTTGGGCTCTACCTACTCAACGGACTCCCAGGCAAAACGACAGTGACATGTATCGATCCGGAGGCGGAGCATCAGACCCGCGCGAAGGCTGCGTTCCGCGATGCGGGCTTTGCTCCATCACGGGGCCGCTTCCTGACCTCGAACCCCGTTGATGTGATCCATCGCCTTGCGCCCTCCTCCTACCAGCTTGTTTATGCGGATGTAGCGCCGATGGACCTGCCCACCATTATCTCCCAGGCGTTTCCGCTGCTCACCCCCGGCGGCGCGTTGGTCATTGCCGATGCTTTGTTGGATGGCACCTTGGCCGACCAGACCCGCAAGGACCGCGACACAGAGGCTGCGCGTGAAGCAGATGCGCTCGTCGACACGCTTGACGATGCGTTGGTTGTGCGCCTGCCACTTGGCGCGGGGCTCACCATGGTGGTTCGCAAGGCCTAG